The window AAAATGAATATGCCGGGCAAGTGGATTACGAACTGGAAGTTGAAGTAACTGATGCCCACCAAGGAAAAATTCTCTTTGAAGACTTTCTCAAGAAGAACTCCATCCAATTTAAATATGCCCGTAGTAAGGTTGCACGAACTGCTAGCCATCGAAAATCAGTCCAATAAGGCTGATTTTTTTACTTGAATACTGAAAAAATTTCTTTTTTTTGATAGAATAGAACCATCTATTGTAAAATTTTCTTTTATGTTTCTCATAAAAGCTTAGTGTGTAAAAGGAGTTACTTGAAAATGGGTCAACCACTCGGTGAAAATAACATTAAAATCTTCTCACTCAATAGCAATCGTGCCATCGCTGAAAAAATTGCCGCATCAGCTGGTCTTCCACTAGGAAAATTATCCTCACGCCAATTCTCAGACGGTGAAATCCAAATCAACATTGAAGAATCTGTCCGCGGTGTAGATGTTTATATCATCCAATCTACTAGCTACCCAGTCAACAACCACTTGTGGGAATTGCTGATTATGATTGATGCCTGCAAACGTGCAAGTGCAAACACTATTACTGCTGTTATGCCTTATTTTGGCTATGCTCGTCAGGACCGTACCGCATCTCCACGCGAACCAATCACTGCTAAACTTGTTGCCAATATGTTGGTCAAAGCAGGTGTTGACCGTGTCCTAACACTCGATTTACACGCTTCTCAAATTCAAGGTTTCTTTGATATTCCAGTTGATAATCTTCTTACAGAACCTCTTTTCGCGTCTTATTACATGGAAAAAGGACTCTGTGGTGAAGACGTTGTCATCGTTAGTCCAAAAAATTCTGGTATCAAACGTGCGCGTAATATCGCGGAATTCTTGAATGCTCCTATTGCTATTATCGACTACGCTCAAGATGATTCTGAGCGTTCAGAAGGTTACATCATCGGGGATGTTGCTGGTAAAAAAGCTATCTTGGTTGATGATATCCTAAATACTGGTCGGACCTTCTCACAAGCCTCAAAAATCGTTCAAGAGGGCGGAGCTACTGAA is drawn from Streptococcus sp. 29892 and contains these coding sequences:
- a CDS encoding ribose-phosphate diphosphokinase, with the protein product MGQPLGENNIKIFSLNSNRAIAEKIAASAGLPLGKLSSRQFSDGEIQINIEESVRGVDVYIIQSTSYPVNNHLWELLIMIDACKRASANTITAVMPYFGYARQDRTASPREPITAKLVANMLVKAGVDRVLTLDLHASQIQGFFDIPVDNLLTEPLFASYYMEKGLCGEDVVIVSPKNSGIKRARNIAEFLNAPIAIIDYAQDDSERSEGYIIGDVAGKKAILVDDILNTGRTFSQASKIVQEGGATEIYAVASHGLFAGSAAELLDASPIKEILVTDSVASKEQEPKNIAFITASDLIADAIHRIQEHQPLSPLFKFTNPEKNN